The DNA window GAATTTGGATTATTTTGTTTACATAATGTTGCAGCGTCTTAAGAATTTTACCGCTGCGTGGACAtgaattatttgaaatttgTGTTAGTGCTGATTGTCAAATATATGTACCTCCTGTGAAAGATCTTAGAAATTTAAATTGAACACTACCATTGGGCCTTGGGTCAGAAAagcttaaaaaatatttatccaGGGATACTCTATTGAGCATACGTAATTAATTACTCTTTCAGCATATTGAACAAGTTAATcacaatttatttttttgacaTAGAAATCCTTAAATAGGTCAAACTACCATATCGCTCAAACGTAACGTTGCAGTTGCTCTACATGTACAATGGGAACAAtaaccattttttttaaatgggaACAGAACCATTTTCATTAAAGACGTATGTATTATCGTGGTGAACCTATTCAAAATTTTGAGGTGCCTATAGTTATGCATTGTGAAATAGACCTGTGTATTATTAAGGTGAACCTACTCAAAATGATTCAGGTGCCAATAGTGATGCATTGTGAAACTGAACAAGCAAGGACATGGACTCAAATTTACAGTGAAGGCACCAAGAAGCAATCTATTCCTGTGGTTAAGGCATGGCAACTAAATGAAAGAATGTAATTTCATTCCGAAATTTGGTTATGCTTCATGTCATTCAATTTTTTCGCTTTTAATTTTAGCAGAGCAGAGCATAAcaatattgattatgtttataGGTACGGAGATCTACAGGGTTTTAATAAGCAGGAAACAGCTCAAAGATATGGTAGTGAGCAGGTTCATAAATGGCGTAGAAGTTATCATGTCCGTCCTCCAAATGGTGAGAGCTTGGAAATGTGCTTAGGAAGAGCAGTTTCCTTTTTCAAAGAGCATGTAAGTGTGATGCCTATAATTCTTTTGCTATGACTGTTCTCATCATATGGGGATTTGAGTTGATAACAATTTAACAGATTGAGCCTCAGCTTTTGAGTGGAAGGCATGTGATGGTTGTAGCTCATGCAAATTCACTGAGGTCCATAATCATGTATCTGGATAAATTGACTTCCGAAGAGGTAACTATCAATTTTGTACTTGGGTATTTGATGTCATTTGATGGGTTTATTTCTCCGACTGTTCTCATTGACAGGTTATTAATTTAGAGCTCTCAACTGGTATACCTATGCTCTACATGTATGAGGAAGGAAACTTCATTCGGAGAGGAAGCCTCATTGGATCTAACGAGGCTGGTGTTTATGCTTATTCAGAGGTATTACCTTTTTCTGATTGCAGATCTAACACATGTAATTGTCATGCTACATTACATATTAACAATTATTCCAATGCCTATCTTGATTTGATCGCATATTAGTGTTAAAATAGAATGAAGGACTACTGACTATATAAATCCAGTATAAACTCAATTTGGTAGCATGGAGACTATATAAATTCTATCAACTAAAAGATGTATCATGGAATctgtaaaataatttattatataacggATTGAATGCACAATTCTATAAAATGTATATATAATTCATTAAACTTAATATGTATTCTACTAATCAGATCAATTAACATAAACAATCACTAAAATGTTATATAATTATGAGAAATAATTGTAAATAAGCCAAAATTATAGATAGAATTCGACATTGCAAAGTTCGTTCTATGGAAAAGATTACTTCAAATAACTTAAATGGCTCTCTAGCAACGGTTTTGACTAAACCGTCGCTGAGACTAGCTATAGTTTATACAGAACCGTCGTACTACACCGTCGCTGAGACTAGCTATGGTCTATACAGAACTGTCATTGCTATCAGTGATAGTTTACtcttaaaccttagttgaattcAAAGCCGTCGCTAACCCTCCATGTAAATTTTTATGTCGCTGCGACCAGCGACGGTTTTGCTCATCGCTAAACTCAGCATTTTTTCGTAGTGTCTAGATGGGGAAGTTATTTAAGAACTTGAGACAATAAATCTAGATTCAGGTTATGGTGACAAAATGGATATTAAAGACTCTTTGGATTGTCCTGGTGAAATAAATGCTAGTTAATTGGTTTTAAATTTAGAAGAAATGGTTGCCAACATCACAGATAATCCTACTGACGATGCAACTAAGGACGACACCGTACTTTTATGTCTGTTATTCTCAAGAAAGCAATCAAAACATCAACAACACTTCATATTTTCTTATTACAATTTTATAAATCAACTCTCGAACTTCTGGAAACAATAAGAAAAACCAAAGATGAGATTGaatgacataattttttttaagaaaaataaaaaatatattcatatttgaataaaatatgttatgcaacaaattaataattttagcaaattattaatttgttaTATGAATGGTACCATAGAGTTGCATAATGCTTTTAGGAAAACAGTATCAAACCATCCAGATGTAAATTGGCAGAATAGAATCGAAATAGTGAAACTTTGCTAGAGTATATTTCACTCCTGGTTCTGTAAGAGCTTTTGATCATATATACAAAATTCAATACGCGTATCAGTCAATATTCATACAGATGAGTTGGCATCgatcaaatttatttattttgctgCAGAGCCTGGCAATTTATAAGCAAAAGTTAGGTGAAACAACACAACGAGGAGtggaagtttgaaatttttcgctcgagtaaatctcaaattgcATAACCAGATGATGCCTACACATATGCTCAGCCTGATGCGTTTGGTGCAACTTGTTCAAACACGAGATGAACGATATGATAACTCTTTAGGCCAGTTTGAAGACATAAATGCACAAAGCTTGTTACTGTAGAATTAGTCTGATAATATGAAATCAGTTAGGATCTAAAGAGTAAACTATGTCCTCCCTATTCTGTCAGAAGTTTCATTTTTTCCATAGATGGAATTATGTTTAATCTAGCGTGATTATTCACTTCAGTTGTTGATTTGAtattggatttgagaaattgAACTACAACAATTTGCTTAGGTTGAAATATTAGTTGTCAAATTTTCTATTTGTAGTGCATCGTGTTTGGATAAGTATATTCCTGGACTTGGTAACCATGTGAACGACAAGGGTGTAAGTTGAGTTTCTCCACTTGCCTCTAGCTTGCGAATTTAAACTAAACTTCGGTTTTTCAAAAGCTTTTAAGGTATCTCAAGGATGTTTACATGCTACTCATTAGCTCACCCCCAGTGGGGATGTACATGTTTAAACACTAGGATGCGGTACAGTGAGTTTGACAGGATGACACGGAGAAGGTGGAAGGCATTGTAGGTGAGCCATAGTTCAGTTTAATCACATGCAACAATCTTCCTTGACCAACCAAAAGTTAGCTGCTTATTTTCGTGGAAAAATTTGTATTTGTACATACCAAAGGTGGCAACAATCAATAGGCGTCTCAATGCTTCATGTTGTCCATCCCAACTCAAGAgagcaaaataaatattatatatgagTGTTGAGAGTAATTGTGATGTCTTCTTGCGAGAGCTTGATAATTGATTTATCCTGGTCATACTCAAGGTCGAGATTGTGACATGGATGTGCTATATTGGACGAATCACTTAATTTTTTCGTGTTTTTGTTGATGATTTTATTCCACTTTCTTGGTGTCTTGTTCTCTTCACTACTCAATCTCTTTGTTTAATTCATAACAACTGGTACCAGTTCCTACGGTATTTGAAAGTTTGATGGGATTTCTAAGGAAATGATGTCTGGTGATGCTGGGTTTTAAAAGAGACCAGTAATACACCTCCAGTTTTTCCTGGGAATTTTCCTTGTGATCGAAATCAAGCTTGAGATGCAAATTGATGGCCGGAGAAAACAGATCGGGACATTGAATCAACAAGTTCGACTGAAGAAATTTTACAATCTAGCAATTTTTGATTAAATATTAGCTGTAAAACAAGAACTTCCATCAACCTGTAACAAGAAAGAAGCCGAAGAAGATGGAGGCTTATGAGTGGGAACTACTTGACTTTTAGTTGTTAGGTGTAATTCAACTAATACTAATGAAAAATGAGACACATTATCTGGCGGAGGCAAAAACCGTTgtaaaaaataaagtccatcctATTAAAGTCTCAGACATGTATGGAAAGCCGTTAGCAAACAACCAGGtgcatctcatgaaaatattgtCTAACTTGAAGATTGATGAAGCTGATTCGGTGGCGGCACATATCAATGACTTCAACATGATTGTTTATCAGTTAATATCGGTTGAAAtaaatttgatgatgagattcATGCAATTGCTCTTTTGGCTTCTCTACATGTTTTCACTATCAAAATTGATTTGCTGGTGTGCTGACTACAAAATATACCAATTTAAATATGAAAAActaaatctaacttctaaaaaatCAATTAAACGATGTGAGTTTTTTATTCGGCCATCAGTTATAATCTCCTAAGTTAGACGCAATGGACGAAGGATTGACTAAATTAAGGAAGGATAAATGAAGGAAAAAAATTTGCAAATGGCATTAATCATCTTTATATAGCATCAAATACTAAACGACATTTGTTTATAACAGATAGAAATATAGAGTTTCTGGTAATGGAAACAAAAGGAAAGACAAAGCTAATAATTAcacaaattattaaaataatgatatataataaatcTTGAATCATCTCATGTGATCTGTGTATATATGGTGGTCGTACGGTGTGTAGGCTACATGGCTTACTGGTGTCCAGGAATTCGGATTGCTTCGAGTGATCTAGAGCAGTTGGGAAGTCAGCATGTGTGTGTTATGTATTGTGGCATAATGTGCACTCGGCATTCTGAGGCAATTGCCTCAGGCGATGCTCCAATCGCATCAAGCAGGGTGGATCCATGATTTTAGGTTTGAAGTCACATACTAAGAGACAGCAGTGTGCGACATTGTCAGAACTACCAATTTCCAATGTGGCTTGCTGATTTCACTCTTCAGACTTGTGGTATGTGTGTTAATTTCCTAAAACTTTCTATCTTGGGTGTAATAAATATAGAAAGGAAAAATATCAAGTATTAGAAAAAAGAAACTTGAAAATGAAAATGGAGGTTATCAAAGAATCAAACCAAGCACTTCCTAGAAGCAAAATAAACACTCCACTAGCTTTAGGATTTCaattaaattaagaaaaagaaaTCACTtaataaacacacaaaaatgaatttttaaaagTCAAAAGCTAAGAATCAATTTTTTTAGTGATTGCACATTCTCTAAGTAGAGCTGTTATAATGAGCTGATGGGACGAGTCAGCCCGCAATCCACCATTTGGCAAGTTGGGTCGGGCTACCATCTGGATGGGTTAAAAAATTACCGAACCAACCCACCTATTTGGCGGGGTGAGGCATACTAACTCGCCGATTTTTGGTTATATTAGGCGAACCGAGGCGGGCTGACCCACAACCCATCATTTGGAGGGGTAAGATGGCTTGTCATTTAGTTGGGTTGGAAAATTGCAACCCAACCCACCTATTTTGTGGGGCAGATAGGGTAAGCCAATCCGACGAACCCAGTCTATTTCGACAACTATATACCAAAGTGAAATTTTTTTGAGTAAAACACGATAATATAATTAAACAAGGTCATAGACAATTACATTGGAAATTAAAAAAAGTGCgggaaagattttttttttttttaccaaacaaagaaacaactccTTTAAATAACGTATGAATAATCTGATTCGTTGAtcgtttaacaaaaaaaaaaaaacaaatattgaATATCCAATGCTACGATATTACAATCTTCAACTTATTTTAATCTAATTGGGGAAGAGTCTTGTGATGCAGCATCTATGGAGTCAATAATCACTAGAGAATCTGATTTAAGGATTATGTCTGCAAATTGCAAATTTTTTATCCAACGTAACTGAGAGCCTCTTGAATCCCTAAAGCTCCTCCTTTGGTTCATTACGACATATTTAGCCAATTATTTATAAAACTAACCGAAATCAAACCAAATAAATTGCTACAAAtggtttttaaaaatttaaatagaatTTTGAATTATCCAATCTAATTTCTGAATTAAATCGATTTAGCAGGCTATTCTATTTAACCAAAATTTTACTTATCGATCTGCTCTTTCaatgattattataaaaaaataatacagatagataaaattgtttttttccatCTTTTATATTTGGCTCTTTCCCATTTTAGTCCGCTTTATTATCTAAATTAAGTTCTAGTACTctatcttatttttttttttttggcaattTTGATGATATGTTTTTCAATTTTAGTCAATATTATAGAAGTATTTAAGTGATATTGaacatataaatgtcaatcttATATCAATGTCACGTAGAAAAAAGATTAACATGGCAATATATATGAGTAATgaattaaaactaaaatttgataaaatagaAAACTAAAATAGccaaaatacaaattttaataaccaatttttttagtttttcatgcatatatacaatatatgaacaatataagaatCTAACGTACGTTTTATggcaaaaaaatttaatatgttggaaAAAGAAGTATGGCCACAATACATAACATGGCCACTGGACAGCCAATGGTAAGAGTGTTTAACCACTTAAATTCTCCATTCCCCGAAAGACTTGGCGGCAATTTCTGATCACATTCAGCCAAAAAATAACGAAAATTTCCGCAAAAAATTATTTCGTGAATGGGATAATCCATGTTTTTTcacaaagaaaacaaaaagTCAACACAAAAATCGATAAAAGAACACAAAAATTCATAACATTTATATTCACAATcttgattaattaaataattaaggcACAATCTCTTTTCTTGACAATTAATACGATTCACTAGAATTTTACATTGGAAATCCACAAAGGAAATACATTAATTATGAGTTGTcacattattatattatatattaaattatattttaattaatatttttaattaatattgtgAAAATTAAATATGCAAATTTAGATAAAAGATTGTTTTTCAATGAATCCTGCAAATTGTTAGAAGTCTGGTTTCATGGCTACGGCCACCTGCAGCTGTTCCAGCAATCCCACGACCACCCCAGAAAATTCTGTCAAATGCGATAAGAAAAAGAaggtaattattattttttcctccttgatttattgaaaatataatttttttttaattatatttgatatCGCTTCttcataatatcaataatttttGGATAAAGTCTATCATTCCAAAGATTTTTGGTTCAAAGAGAGATAGCAGAGAGGGTTCAGAAGAGGACGTTGTTCCATCGGATGGAAATGAAACTGGTTAGCTCTTTCATTTCTTTCCCAGAAAatttatgatgatgatgatgatctatatatatatatatatattacataaacaaatttcaatcatttttatatttttttagattGTTTGGGGGATATAGATTTGGATAAAAAGATCATCACATCAAGAAAGAAAACTTTCTTGGAGACGTCAAGTTCCGCAAGGCAAGGTTTTCAAGGTAAGAATTAATCGTTAGCATTACGGCCAAAGAATCATGTATTTGACGTACTGACGatattaaatcaaatcaaattagTAGTTTCATGTTTTCTCGAAAACAAATGTTATGATCATCTTATTAATCTGTGtgttcagatttgtattattattccTTTTATAAGTATTGATAAGTCATCAGCATATCAGTAATCGTGAACTTTGATTTTTGTATTTTCCTTtggaaaaatcatattttatatgctatttATTAAAGAACAAAATAACTTAAGtcaatctttatatatatatatatgtatatatatatatgtatgtatgtatgtatgtgtgtgtctGTGTGCATTTTTGTTTGGTCACCTAACAAAAGACTAAAAATTGAGTGAATTGAGTTTGATATATTATGCATAGATATTGATAGAACATTCTATTAATTGCAAACAGTTCTATTCCAGATAATTTACACTATTACACTGAAGCATGCGTTGTTTTATTACATTCATAGTATGTTTTTTGTATACAACAAATACTCAtccaaattaaatataatttcaatAGTTTTTGAACAGTTTGTtttgtgtgtgtatgtatatgtgtgCACTCTCAGGAAGGCACGGTGCCGGGATCGAAGGCCTGAAGCCTGTCGTGTTATGATGATCTAACAATGGAAGAACCTACTGTAATTCAAGACATTCGGTATAAATTATTGCAAGTGATACAATATTGTTTTCAGAAATTTTTTGATTCTGTCTGCTATATATATCGAAGAACTGTAGGGTTTTCGCAGCAACATGGAATGTTGGGGGGACGACTCCTAACCCCGAACTCAATCTTGAGGATTTCTTGCAGTTGGAGGGTTCTTCAGACATTTACGTGCTCGGGTACGCCCACAAATTGCGCTTTTATATACTCAACTCAACTCATGTACTAGAATAACTTGTAAAGAAGAACATGAGCGTATGAAAAATCTTGCATGTCTCTGGAGAGAAAGATATATATTACTTTGTATAAGGATAAATAGTTTCCATTTGCCTATCTTGAAATGAAtagtttattaaaattaatactGAACAAATATGAGAAAAACTagctatttaatttttttttgtttaactggcaatttgatatatgattcagtGTCTTAAATATTGTTCTATGCTTAGAACTGTGTTTGTATGAAATACTCGATTTTTATGCGTCGTCCTTGGGTAAGACCTGTGGTTTTAGCTAATGAGAAGGAAATAGAAAAAAAGGTCAAAGATTAGAATTAAAAAAGATTGCTTAACCTGCGAGTTATATTTCTAACCCACCCAACCAACTTTGTTTTTTCAAGAAAATAGTTACATTTTAAGAAAAATAGTTTTTTGGCCCTACTTAAGTTGTTCAATTTTGATATTGATTCCTCATATTTATCATAGTTTGGTTTCGGTACacttcaaatttaattttcgGCTATTTCAGTCAAATTATTAACGTTACACAGGAAAATGCCTGACGTAACATCGAAAATTGTTAACTTATCATATAGCATGCTAGCAAAATAACCGAATAAAAGTTAGTGTGTCGAAACCAAACTTTTACTATGCAAGTTAATTAATCAAAACCCAAAATTTTACAAGTTAATAGAACAAACAGATCATTATCCATAAATTTTATGTATCCCTTACTCATATCTGCCCCTAGCTAGCTAGCCATCTTTATTTTATGGAACTGTTGAGGAGTGAGTTTTCTACTGTTGATGTATTTTCAGGTTTCAAGAAATTGTTCCATTAAGCCCTGGAAATGTACTAGTAATAGAAGACAATGAGCCAGCATCAAAATGGCTTGCACTTATAAGCCATGCACTCAATAAACAATACCATGAATCAGCCTACTCTTCAGATTCAAGCACAAATTCAATACATTCGAATTACACGAAAACCGAATCAAAATCTAATCTCTTTAGCAAGCCATCTTTGAAAGCGCTCAACAAGAATCTGAGGGCAGATAATAATTTCGTAAAGAGGTGCAACTGTTCATGGGATCCCACAGTTTCGAATCGAAGGCGAGCAATAAAGCTTAGTGATCCAGCTTGTGCATCGGAACCTAATGTTCCTGATCCGAATGTAGACGACTTCCTTTCAACAGCTGAAAGTTGTATGCTTAAAAAATTCAAGTATCAAGTGGTGGCTAGCAAGCAAATGGTGGGGCTCTTCGTTTCGATATGGGCTCGAAAACAACTATTGAAAGATATTGGTCATGTAAGAATTTCCTGTGTTGGAAGAGGAATCATGGGCTATCTGGGCAATAAGGTGATATAAATATAACATCCATATCCCGTTAATTCATTGACCTGTATATATTATGCTAAAAAAAATACTCAATTGGCTTGTGTTTGAAGGGTttcaacttatatatatatcttcttTGCAGGGCTGTATATCTATAAGCATGACATTGCACCAAACAAGCTTTTGCTTCGTGTGCAGTCATCTGGCTTCCGGAGAGAAGGAAGGAGACGAGTTGAGAAGAAACGCCGATGTAGCTGAGATCATGAAGTCCACACAATTTTCTAGGATTTGCAAATCCCCTATTGGCCGAATGCCTCAAAGAATCATCGGTCACGAGTAAGCACTACATCATGCATGATATCGTTTCGAGAACTCGAGTATACAATCGAATATCTATATTTCGACGAGCAAATAGGACGTAATTTTACATAAAAACCCAACTGACGAATGGTAATCTGTCTCCATTTTTCAGCCGTATGATCTGGCTAGGGGACTTGAATTATAGAGTGGGTTTGAGCTATGAAGAGACGAGGCTCCTGTTAGAGGACAATGATTGGGACTCACTCCTGGAGAAAGATCAGGTGGTTTATCACTGTTCTTGTTTACTTTAAACTAAACCAAATTATTTAAAAGGTTTTCATGACTCATCAGTTACATATACGTCCGACTAACTGAATGGATGATACACAGCTGAATACGGAGAGAGAAAGCGGAAGAGTGTTCAGTGGATGGAATGAGGGTAAAATTTCATTCGCACCTACTTATAAATACTCCCATAACTCAGATTCATACACAGGAGAGACTGTCAAATCCAAGAAGAAACGAAGAACCCCGGCATGGTATGAATATACATTCCGAAACCCTTCATTTATTACGATCAATCATCCAGGATTTGGGTCATTACGTAAGAGTGTCATGCGAATGCTATCCGTATATCATTCTGAATTCTTGATGTATGTTCATGAATTCCAGGTGTGACAGAATTTTATGGCGTGGAAGTGGCATAGAACAACTGTCTTATGTACGAGGAGAATCGAGATTTTCCGATCATAGGCCAGTTTGTGCTGTGTTTGCTGTGGAAGTGGAGACCAAGATTAACAGAAACAGTATTTCGAAATTATTGAGAAAAGGTTATTCCTGCACAGCCACAAATTTAGAATACGAAGACTGCATACCCCAAAGGCACAGCTTTTATGAGCTTTAGTTGCATTATTCTTATTTATAACAATTATCATAAATATAGTACCTTCAGACCTAGCAACTAGCATGAGAAACAGCCGAGACTTCTGTATCGAACTTCTAGTAACTTCTTGCCGTAATGGAAAATTGTTCATGGTTCCAGATTTCGGCTTCTGATTTCAGTTTCAGTTCATGATTCGAACAGTCATTGTCAGGTCTATGTATATCAGAACATGGAATTGTTGCCCCTCATTTCGAAAAATAAGTGTTTCAACTAGTTTTTTATAGATAGAAGTGTCCTGGGCATTCTCATCACAAGAATGTTAGAATTGTTGCAACATTTTTTTAGAAACAGTGGCAAATACGATTAACATTAagcaataaaatttaatatttattagaGTAGAATGAAGAATCTGCTAAGTATTCATTTACAAGGGTTTATTAAAGTACAATAATTGAACAAAAATAGTGGAAAATGCCCCTTGTTAATGGCCAGATCAAGTATATGTCCCATTTCAACATATAATTAGTTACATACATTTCGATTATTATACCCCTCTTTTTGTCTAAATTGAAGCATACTGTTCTAGTTTTCGAATCCGGCGAACTGCGTATATTGAGAATAGGCTTCTTCAGTAGCCTGCATTCCAATCGGCGCCCGCGTCACATAATCTGGAATATCAAATGCATCCACAAGTTCCTTTGCAACATTCTTTACTTGGAAGCTTAGGTATTCGCTCAACTTGTGTATTGCCTGGAAATATAGAAATGCCAACAAATGATAATCCTAtattcaaaactcaaaataccAACTTTCAGCAAACAAAACCATAAGATTATATTGGCTGTGACCAACATCTATACTGCCGTTACACATCACGTGATAGAGTCATTTAGGTTCATTTGGTGGACAGATTTTAGTGGATTTAATTACAAATCTACATCTCAAATCAATTGCATGTGTTAATTTGGCTAAAAACTAAAACGAAAGATTTGAGATCCTTAATGCTGCTCAATTATGTTTTTTCCCCTAAAATTTCAAATCAAGTCTCCAAACCTAGTGATTTTAAATCTACGAATCTCAAATCCTTttatttgaattcctacaaGAAATCCAAATCCTtccatcaaaacacaaccttaAATCTTGAAATCTACCCATGAAGAATCTAGAGTTTGATTTTTCACAAGAATATAAACATATATACCTTAGCTTTGTTAGGAGCAACATAATCTACGTTGCGGTAAGTTCCAATGTCATTCCAGATCCGATCCAAAGCATATAAATCGCAGACTAATTTTAGAGCCGCCCGGGAACTTGGATCAGGACAACTGGAGGATAAGAATATGTTATGATTTATACATCCAAATTTTTTTGCCACTAGGAGAAAAAGGTGTAGAGTTAGGATATACCTTTGTACAGCGTCGATAAATTTTTCTAGGATTACGGATTCTATGTGAGACTCGGCAAGCGTCAAAAGGTGGTTCAAACATCTATTCCAAGCCCCAAAGTTCCCAAGAGTTTTAGAATGTTTCCGAAGTCGAACAGCAACGCTTTGAAGTAACCGGGAAGTACGGTACTGGaccaagaaaaaataaattgaatggCAAGATATTTAATGGTTTTCTCATTTATATAATCATCCGGATAATAATTACCCTAAAGGCGTCCAGCTGAAACTTAGGATCCCTTAGGTGATCTTTGCCTTCCCATCTAGCAGTCACGGGATTGGGCTGAGAGAGATAGGAGTTCATGGAGACTCTCAAGTAGTTCCATGTGACTGTTAGTGTTCCGCCTTGGAATTTCTCTTGGTACTGTTTCAAAAGATAACCTGCTACCTGGATCacaaagaaaaattgaaaagaaaagagaaTCTATTATTCTTGTATCCATATTATCGGAGGCAAAAAAAGTTTGGTGCTGGTTCAGGTAACTTCAATGCAATTTTGTTGTTCATAATCCAAGACTAGTTAGAAAGAATGCCCCTTTTACCCTTGTATGACAAGACCAGTGAAGCTAACTCAATCTACGATTAAGATATCAGGGCAGACTAGGTTCATCAAGAATCTATAAAGTAGCCCACATCCCACTCATTTCCATTCTTAGAGAGAACAGTGAAAAATTCTGGTGTTACTCCTGCCTCAAGAGCTCAAGACAACACATCTGCTACTATTGTATCTCCAATGTCacataattccgcaa is part of the Primulina eburnea isolate SZY01 chromosome 1, ASM2296580v1, whole genome shotgun sequence genome and encodes:
- the LOC140819209 gene encoding 2,3-bisphosphoglycerate-dependent phosphoglycerate mutase 1-like isoform X1 produces the protein MSSSVHLRYIIRMNSPALPQILNAGWIVASGGELYSSERFQCFFIGCKKHQKSYNSSCFRMCIDDASVSRSAYVHPILSSSHTPHDANASQTKNNESTLILLRHGQSMWNEKNLFTGCVDVPLTSKGVEEAIEAGKRISTLPLDIIYTSTLIRSQMTAMLALTQHCCMKVPIVMHCETEQARTWTQIYSEGTKKQSIPVVKAWQLNERMYGDLQGFNKQETAQRYGSEQVHKWRRSYHVRPPNGESLEMCLGRAVSFFKEHIEPQLLSGRHVMVVAHANSLRSIIMYLDKLTSEEVINLELSTGIPMLYMYEEGNFIRRGSLIGSNEAGVYAYSESLAIYKQKLGETTQRGVEV
- the LOC140819209 gene encoding 2,3-bisphosphoglycerate-dependent phosphoglycerate mutase 1-like isoform X2 encodes the protein MNSPALPQILNAGWIVASGGELYSSERFQCFFIGCKKHQKSYNSSCFRMCIDDASVSRSAYVHPILSSSHTPHDANASQTKNNESTLILLRHGQSMWNEKNLFTGCVDVPLTSKGVEEAIEAGKRISTLPLDIIYTSTLIRSQMTAMLALTQHCCMKVPIVMHCETEQARTWTQIYSEGTKKQSIPVVKAWQLNERMYGDLQGFNKQETAQRYGSEQVHKWRRSYHVRPPNGESLEMCLGRAVSFFKEHIEPQLLSGRHVMVVAHANSLRSIIMYLDKLTSEEVINLELSTGIPMLYMYEEGNFIRRGSLIGSNEAGVYAYSESLAIYKQKLGETTQRGVEV
- the LOC140819209 gene encoding 2,3-bisphosphoglycerate-dependent phosphoglycerate mutase 1-like isoform X4, producing the protein MSSSVHLRYIIRMNSPALPQILNAGWIVASGGELYSSERFQCFFIGCKKHQKSYNSSCFRMCIDDASVSRSAYVHPILSSSHTPHDANASQTKNNESTLILLRHGQSMWNEKNLFTGCVDVPLTSKGVEEAIEAGKRISTLPLDIIYTSTLIRSQMTAMLALTQHCCMKVPIVMHCETEQARTWTQIYSEGTKKQSIPVVKAWQLNERMYGDLQGFNKQETAQRYGSEQVHKWRRSYHVRPPNGESLEMCLGRAVSFFKEHIEPQLLSGRHVMVVAHANSLRSIIMYLDKLTSEEVINLELSTGIPMLYMYEEGNFIRRGSLIGSNEAGVYAYSECIVFG
- the LOC140819209 gene encoding 2,3-bisphosphoglycerate-dependent phosphoglycerate mutase 1-like isoform X3 codes for the protein MSSSVHLRYIIRMNSPALPQILNAGWIVASGGELYSSERFQCFFIGCKKHQKSYNSSCFRMCIDDASVSRSAYVHPILSSSHTPHDANASQTKNNESTLILLRHGQSMWNEKNLFTGCVDVPLTSKGVEEAIEAGKRISTLPLDIIYTSTLIRSQMTAMLALTQHCCMKVPIVMHCETEQARTWTQIYSEGTKKQSIPVVKAWQLNERMYGDLQGFNKQETAQRYGSEQVHKWRRSYHVRPPNGESLEMCLGRAVSFFKEHIEPQLLSGRHVMVVAHANSLRSIIMYLDKLTSEEVINLELSTGIPMLYMYEEGNFIRRGSLIGSNEAGVYAYSEFLRYLKV
- the LOC140810385 gene encoding type I inositol polyphosphate 5-phosphatase 5 — protein: MEEPTVIQDIRVFAATWNVGGTTPNPELNLEDFLQLEGSSDIYVLGFQEIVPLSPGNVLVIEDNEPASKWLALISHALNKQYHESAYSSDSSTNSIHSNYTKTESKSNLFSKPSLKALNKNLRADNNFVKRCNCSWDPTVSNRRRAIKLSDPACASEPNVPDPNVDDFLSTAESCMLKKFKYQVVASKQMVGLFVSIWARKQLLKDIGHVRISCVGRGIMGYLGNKGCISISMTLHQTSFCFVCSHLASGEKEGDELRRNADVAEIMKSTQFSRICKSPIGRMPQRIIGHDRMIWLGDLNYRVGLSYEETRLLLEDNDWDSLLEKDQLNTERESGRVFSGWNEGKISFAPTYKYSHNSDSYTGETVKSKKKRRTPAWCDRILWRGSGIEQLSYVRGESRFSDHRPVCAVFAVEVETKINRNSISKLLRKGYSCTATNLEYEDCIPQRHSFYEL